One region of Ostrinia nubilalis chromosome W unlocalized genomic scaffold, ilOstNubi1.1 SUPER_W_unloc_3, whole genome shotgun sequence genomic DNA includes:
- the LOC135087399 gene encoding uncharacterized protein LOC135087399, with amino-acid sequence MEKLRFKFEVQGSADGKTNVICITSIETPDGRVYEIPDELKPASKHNVILTTELFTKIKNTLKKRHQTRSLWIPLNTELRKTYLDEGENVQFGNQYLDETTGEANASYKNSSMSENKNLGKTAERFVIEKFSNKSSSADQWINDFESECERFQIRHDEEKIGILKHLLEKQCLDWYASMLIKMSMNSDWAKWKNAFCETYGNKGWSQIKYAFIFKYQSGSLLEYATKKERLLLEANKNIDTKTLITLIVIGLPDYVMDKIDKETIKTTENLYNEIGKHESLIKKKYNNNYRKNTYEKNNYEYKGKMENEKKPCKICEKLNKGSRFHPEEKCWFKQTEEYNQKRNSGRTINNTVLDVELSNEEKKNE; translated from the coding sequence ATGGAGAAACTACGATTTAAATTTGAAGTTCAAGGGTCGGCAGATGGAAAAACCAATGTGATCTGCATAACCTCTATCGAGACACCAGACGGCCGTGTTTACGAGATTCCAGACGAGTTAAAACCAGCAAGTAAGCACAATGTCATATTAACTACGGAATTATTTACGAAAATTAAGAATACGCTTAAAAAGAGACATCAGACACGATCCTTATGGATCCCTCTTAATACGGAACTGAGAAAAACATATCTAGATGAGGGTGAAAATGTGCAATTTGGGAACCAATATTTGGATGAGACCACAGGAGAGGCAAATGCTTCATATAAAAATTCTAGTATGTCAGAAAATAAAAACCTAGGAAAAACCGCAGAACGGTTTGTAATCGAAAAATTTTCAAACAAATCATCCAGCGCTGACCAATGGATAAATGATTTCGAGAGTGAATGTGAAAGATTCCAAATTCGACACGATGAAGAGAAAATTGGGATTCTTAAACACCTCCTAGAAAAACAATGTTTGGATTGGTATGCCAGTATGCTAATAAAGATGAGTATGAATTCTGACTGGGCAAAATGGAAGAATGCCTTTTGTGAAACTTATGGTAATAAGGGTTGGTCTCAAATTAAAtacgcatttatttttaaatatcagaGTGGATCTTTATTAGAATATGCTACAAAAAAGGAAAGGCTATTATTAGAGGCCAATAAGAACATTGACACGAAAACCCTGATAACTCTTATTGTCATAGGATTACCAGATTATGTAATGGACAAAATTGATAAAGAAACTATTAAAACAACGGAAAACCTTTATAATGAAATAGGGAAACAtgaatcattgattaaaaagaaatacaacAACAACTACAGGAAGAATACATACGAAAAGAATAATTATGAATATAAAGGAAAGATGGAGAATGAAAAAAAACCATGCAAGATatgtgaaaaattaaataaaggttCTCGATTTCATCCGGAAGAAAAATGCTGGTTCAAACAAACAGAAGAATATAATCAAAAGAGAAATAGTGGTAGAACCATAAACAATACAGTATTAGATGTGGAACTAAgtaatgaagaaaaaaaaaacgagtAG